One genomic region from Thalassotalea sp. PS06 encodes:
- a CDS encoding tryptophan halogenase family protein, translating to MQTNSTAQTQANPSASPFNIVILGGGSAGWMTAAALANTLPSNHFNIRLVESEQIGTVSVGEATIPGIHDFNRFLNINEQELIKATNATFKLGIEFEGWTKGSKYVHPFGPYGLNKNGVPFHQMWLKAKLAGEDVAELVKYNMEGMAAQKNKFSPKLNIPNFPIEHLNYAFHLDAVAYAKYLRQYAEQRGVERIEGKFEQARLNSDGFIQSLTLTDGREIPGDFFIDCSGFKALLIEKTLHACYEDWRHWLPCDSAVAIQSKSQPQINSYTKAITHENGWRWQIPLQNRMGNGLVYSSRFMSADEAVEKLQSLVKEELITEPNHLRWVNGCRPEPWRKNCLAIGLSAGFIEPLESTGLQLIQSAIFRLLSLFPDKNFNQSNIDTYNRFANAEIKSIRDFVILHYKQTDNDHSPFWNYCRNMDVPDSLKNKMEMYQQNGNLFRENNELFSELNWLSVLNGQGMLPKTTHPLTQQFSNQEIMSELQQIENAYSRIVDSLPSHDEFLAMLA from the coding sequence ATGCAGACAAATTCCACAGCACAGACTCAAGCTAATCCATCAGCATCTCCCTTTAATATCGTTATTTTAGGCGGCGGCTCCGCCGGTTGGATGACCGCAGCGGCGCTTGCCAATACCCTGCCGAGCAATCATTTCAACATCCGTCTGGTGGAATCCGAGCAGATTGGTACTGTATCGGTTGGCGAAGCAACCATTCCCGGCATTCACGACTTCAACCGTTTTTTAAACATTAACGAGCAGGAGTTGATCAAGGCCACTAATGCCACGTTTAAACTAGGCATTGAGTTTGAAGGCTGGACTAAAGGTAGCAAATATGTGCATCCATTCGGCCCTTATGGCCTGAATAAAAATGGCGTTCCGTTTCATCAAATGTGGTTAAAAGCCAAGCTTGCCGGTGAAGATGTTGCTGAGTTAGTGAAATACAATATGGAAGGGATGGCAGCGCAGAAGAATAAGTTTAGCCCTAAACTGAATATCCCGAACTTTCCTATCGAGCACCTGAACTACGCCTTTCACCTCGATGCAGTGGCCTATGCCAAATACCTGCGTCAATACGCCGAGCAACGCGGCGTTGAGCGCATTGAAGGAAAATTTGAGCAGGCGCGCTTAAACAGCGATGGCTTTATTCAATCCTTAACCCTTACCGATGGCCGGGAAATTCCAGGTGACTTCTTTATCGATTGCTCCGGCTTTAAAGCCCTGCTTATCGAGAAAACCTTACATGCCTGTTATGAAGACTGGCGTCACTGGCTACCATGCGATAGCGCCGTTGCAATTCAGTCGAAAAGCCAGCCACAGATTAACTCCTATACCAAAGCCATCACCCATGAAAATGGCTGGCGCTGGCAAATCCCATTGCAAAACAGAATGGGTAATGGTCTGGTTTATTCAAGCCGTTTTATGTCGGCAGACGAGGCGGTAGAAAAGCTGCAATCTTTGGTGAAAGAAGAACTGATTACCGAGCCAAATCATTTGCGTTGGGTTAATGGTTGTCGCCCTGAGCCGTGGAGAAAGAATTGTCTGGCCATTGGCCTTTCCGCAGGCTTTATCGAACCGCTGGAATCCACCGGCCTGCAGCTGATTCAATCGGCGATATTCCGATTATTGAGCTTGTTCCCGGATAAAAACTTTAATCAGTCGAATATCGATACTTACAACCGTTTTGCCAATGCCGAAATCAAATCAATCCGCGATTTTGTGATCCTCCATTACAAGCAAACCGATAACGATCACAGTCCGTTTTGGAACTATTGTCGCAATATGGATGTGCCGGACTCATTGAAAAATAAGATGGAAATGTACCAGCAAAACGGCAACCTGTTCCGCGAAAACAACGAGCTGTTTAGCGAGCTAAACTGGTTATCCGTATTGAACGGGCAGGGCATGTTACCGAAAACCACACACCCGCTAACCCAACAATTCAGCAATCAGGAAATCATGTCTGAGCTACAGCAAATCGAAAATGCCTATTCCCGCATCGTCGACAGCTTGCCAAGCCATGATGAATTCCTGGCAATGTTAGCGTAA
- a CDS encoding IS110 family transposase gives MMKLYGGIDLHSNNCVIAIVNGNGEKLLTKRLDNDLTVIQSFLKPYKNDLTGLVVESTFNWYWLVDALMEDGFQMHLANPSAIQQYSGLKHADDKTDARWLAEMLRLDVLPEGYIYPKEMRSVRDLMRKRMDIVQQSTKNLLSIQSCYMRHLGYKPSSNKIKQMAQCFEETNIDDINQTFSSAHTSTAVYSNLALLRCAQQQIKHIESQVLKQVSLSPEFRLLTSIDGIGKVLALTIMLETGTIERFASAGNFASYCRCVNGSRTSNGKKKGSTNIKNGNRYLAWAFIEAANFAMRYNPAIKKYYQRKLARTNRNIALKTVAHKLARACYHVLKSNVAFEDNKAFS, from the coding sequence ATGATGAAACTATATGGTGGAATTGATTTGCATTCAAACAATTGTGTTATTGCTATTGTAAATGGTAACGGTGAAAAGTTGTTGACCAAAAGGCTAGATAACGATTTAACGGTTATTCAATCATTCTTAAAACCCTACAAAAATGATTTGACCGGACTCGTTGTGGAGTCGACCTTTAACTGGTACTGGCTTGTCGATGCTTTGATGGAAGATGGTTTCCAAATGCACTTAGCTAATCCCAGTGCGATTCAACAATATTCAGGACTCAAGCACGCTGACGATAAAACGGATGCCCGATGGCTTGCTGAAATGCTACGGCTTGATGTGTTGCCTGAAGGCTATATATACCCAAAAGAAATGCGAAGCGTGCGAGACCTGATGCGCAAGCGAATGGATATCGTACAGCAATCGACAAAGAATTTGTTATCCATCCAAAGTTGCTATATGCGCCACCTGGGTTATAAACCAAGCAGCAATAAAATTAAGCAAATGGCCCAGTGCTTTGAAGAGACGAATATCGATGATATCAACCAAACATTCTCTTCGGCACATACCAGTACTGCCGTCTATTCAAACCTAGCGTTATTGCGCTGTGCACAGCAACAGATTAAGCACATAGAATCACAGGTTTTAAAGCAAGTATCGCTGTCTCCTGAATTTCGTTTACTGACCAGCATTGATGGTATCGGCAAGGTGCTTGCGCTGACCATCATGTTAGAAACAGGAACGATAGAACGGTTTGCAAGTGCGGGTAACTTCGCCTCGTATTGTCGCTGCGTAAATGGCAGCAGGACAAGTAACGGTAAGAAAAAAGGCTCCACGAATATAAAAAATGGTAACCGTTATCTAGCGTGGGCGTTTATAGAAGCGGCCAATTTTGCTATGCGATACAACCCGGCAATAAAAAAGTACTATCAGCGAAAACTGGCTAGAACGAATCGCAACATCGCCCTTAAAACGGTTGCTCATAAGCTCGCGAGAGCTTGTTACCACGTACTTAAAAGTAACGTAGCATTCGAGGATAACAAAGCATTCAGTTAA